A genomic window from Cupriavidus metallidurans CH34 includes:
- a CDS encoding 3-deoxy-7-phosphoheptulonate synthase produces MNDPQKSPPSVAEGWQAPPDRTSVTDDARVEDIIPLPPPEHLIRFFPIRGTPVESLVTQTRQRISRILHGSDDRLLVIMGPCSIHDPQAALDYARRLAAERERYADSLEIVMRVYFEKPRTTVGWKGLINDPYLDESYRIDEGLRIARSLLVDINRLGLPAAGEFLDVISPQYIGDLICWGAIGARTTESQVHRELASGVSAPIGFKNGTDGNIKIAIDAIQAASRPHHFLGVHKNGQVATVHTKGNPDCHVILRGGKAPNYDAEVVAAACKELEAARLRNSLMVDCSHANSNKQHQRQIDVARDVAQQISGGSQSIFGLMVESHLVPGAQKFTPGEHNPSGLTYGQSITDACIGWEDSVTVLELLSEAVNVRRGVNRKA; encoded by the coding sequence ATGAATGATCCACAAAAGTCCCCGCCCAGCGTTGCCGAAGGCTGGCAGGCGCCGCCGGACCGCACCAGTGTGACGGACGATGCGCGCGTGGAGGACATCATCCCGCTGCCCCCGCCCGAGCACTTGATCCGTTTCTTCCCCATCCGTGGCACCCCCGTTGAATCGCTGGTCACCCAGACGCGCCAGCGCATCTCCCGCATTCTGCATGGCAGTGATGACCGGCTGCTCGTGATCATGGGCCCCTGCTCGATCCACGACCCGCAGGCCGCGCTCGACTACGCACGGCGTCTGGCGGCCGAACGCGAGCGCTACGCGGACTCGCTGGAAATCGTGATGCGGGTGTATTTCGAGAAGCCCCGCACCACGGTCGGCTGGAAGGGCCTGATCAACGACCCCTACCTGGACGAGAGCTATCGCATCGACGAAGGCCTGCGCATCGCGCGCAGCCTGCTGGTGGATATCAACCGCCTCGGGTTGCCGGCGGCCGGCGAGTTCCTGGACGTCATTTCGCCCCAGTACATCGGCGATCTGATCTGCTGGGGCGCGATTGGCGCCCGCACGACCGAGAGCCAGGTACACCGGGAACTGGCTTCGGGCGTCTCCGCGCCCATTGGCTTCAAGAATGGCACCGACGGAAACATCAAGATCGCGATCGACGCGATCCAGGCCGCATCGCGCCCGCACCACTTCCTTGGCGTGCACAAGAACGGCCAGGTCGCGACGGTCCATACCAAGGGCAACCCGGACTGCCACGTCATTCTTCGCGGCGGCAAGGCGCCCAACTACGACGCGGAGGTTGTCGCCGCAGCGTGCAAGGAACTGGAAGCGGCGCGGCTGCGCAATTCGTTGATGGTCGATTGCAGCCATGCCAACAGCAACAAGCAGCACCAACGCCAGATCGACGTCGCACGCGACGTGGCGCAGCAGATCAGCGGCGGCAGCCAGTCGATCTTCGGCCTGATGGTCGAGAGCCATCTGGTACCCGGCGCGCAGAAGTTCACCCCAGGAGAACACAACCCATCGGGTCTCACTTATGGTCAGAGCATCACGGACGCCTGCATCGGGTGGGAGGACTCCGTGACGGTGCTGGAACTGCTGAGCGAGGCGGTAAATGTACGGCGTGGGGTAAACAGGAAGGCTTAA
- a CDS encoding PHA/PHB synthase family protein: protein MPVPTPHANPLLSGFPSPLTTLADLFAYPRYLPSGIDMPRLMQSGFRHLEGQFSILASAFGQAGADQKPDRRFAVKDWDENPWYRMLKQGYLLNAKTLAELAESIHLDDDDKSKLTFFLGQLVDAMSPSNFLATNPEAIRLALETNGESLLNGFVNYVEDMRQRRIAITDESAFEVGRDVATSEGAVVFECDVMQLIQYKPLTSKVMSRPLVIVPPCINKYYILDLQPENSFVRFACEQGYTVFVTSWRNPQEDMRDTTWDDYVEGVIKALEVSRAIGGASQVNALGWCVGGTLLTSALAVQEARGEDMVASMTLLTTMLDFTDPGDLGFFLDEATVVAREQTIGNGGIYSGKELAFVFQTLRPNDLIWPYVVTNYLKGKSPAAFDLLYWNADATNLPGPMYAWYLRNMYLENRLCKRDELSMCGHSIDLGKIKVPSYILATKEDHIVPWQSAYRSTQLLGGDSEFVLGESGHIAGVINPASKQKRGYWSAGAQGDHAEDWLASAQSTPGSWWTHWSAWLKRHGGKQKAAPAKLGDSRFQPIEPAPGRYVKVRVE, encoded by the coding sequence ATGCCTGTGCCGACACCGCATGCCAATCCGCTGCTGAGCGGTTTTCCCTCGCCGCTGACGACGCTCGCGGATCTATTCGCCTACCCGCGCTACCTGCCCAGCGGCATCGACATGCCCCGCCTGATGCAGTCCGGCTTCCGGCACCTTGAAGGTCAGTTTTCGATACTGGCCTCGGCATTCGGCCAGGCCGGTGCCGACCAAAAACCGGACCGCCGGTTCGCGGTGAAGGACTGGGACGAGAACCCGTGGTACCGGATGCTCAAGCAAGGTTATCTGCTCAATGCCAAGACGCTTGCCGAACTGGCCGAGTCGATCCATCTGGACGACGACGACAAGAGTAAGCTGACCTTTTTCCTGGGGCAACTCGTCGATGCCATGAGCCCGTCCAACTTCCTGGCAACCAACCCGGAAGCAATCCGGCTCGCACTGGAGACCAACGGTGAAAGCCTCTTGAACGGCTTCGTGAACTATGTCGAGGACATGCGCCAGCGGCGCATCGCCATCACCGACGAGTCGGCGTTCGAGGTGGGCCGTGACGTCGCCACATCCGAAGGCGCTGTGGTGTTCGAATGCGATGTGATGCAGCTGATCCAGTACAAGCCGCTGACATCGAAGGTGATGTCGCGCCCGCTGGTGATCGTGCCGCCTTGCATCAACAAGTACTACATCCTCGATCTCCAGCCGGAGAACTCTTTCGTCCGCTTTGCCTGCGAACAGGGTTACACGGTCTTTGTCACTTCGTGGCGCAATCCGCAGGAAGACATGCGCGATACCACCTGGGACGACTATGTGGAAGGTGTCATCAAGGCGCTCGAGGTCAGCCGTGCCATCGGTGGCGCAAGCCAGGTGAACGCGCTGGGCTGGTGCGTCGGCGGCACGCTGCTGACCTCGGCGCTGGCCGTCCAGGAGGCACGCGGTGAAGACATGGTGGCCAGCATGACCTTGCTGACGACCATGCTCGACTTTACCGACCCGGGTGACCTCGGTTTCTTCCTCGACGAAGCCACTGTCGTGGCGCGCGAGCAGACCATTGGCAACGGTGGCATTTACTCCGGCAAGGAACTGGCCTTCGTCTTCCAGACCCTGCGACCCAACGACCTGATCTGGCCGTACGTCGTCACCAACTACCTGAAGGGAAAATCGCCGGCGGCGTTCGACCTGCTCTATTGGAACGCCGATGCGACCAACCTGCCCGGCCCCATGTACGCGTGGTACCTGCGCAATATGTACCTGGAAAACCGGCTATGCAAACGCGACGAGTTGTCGATGTGCGGGCATTCGATCGACCTGGGCAAGATCAAGGTGCCGAGCTACATCCTGGCGACCAAGGAAGATCACATCGTCCCCTGGCAGTCAGCCTATCGCAGCACGCAACTGCTCGGTGGCGATAGCGAGTTCGTGCTGGGCGAAAGTGGCCACATCGCCGGTGTCATCAATCCGGCCTCCAAGCAGAAGCGCGGCTACTGGAGCGCCGGCGCGCAGGGAGATCATGCCGAGGACTGGCTCGCTTCCGCACAGTCCACGCCCGGAAGCTGGTGGACGCACTGGAGCGCCTGGCTCAAGCGTCACGGCGGCAAGCAAAAGGCGGCGCCGGCGAAGCTCGGCGACAGCCGATTCCAGCCTATCGAACCCGCGCCCGGCCGGTACGTGAAGGTCAGGGTCGAGTAA
- a CDS encoding MFS transporter, translating to MSSRSSLRPVLPILIGASVMLSLAMGLRQSLGIFVPPLTRDIGITVGDFTIAVAVQNLTWGLLQPFAGALAVRTGFRPLMMGGSLLYLIGLVLLATANGLWAVVIGAGVLIGMAMATTGTALAMAAASSAVSQNVRSMILGLVSASGSIGAMIAAPLGQGITGEWGWRMGVAAFAVLAVVMLPAAWFAGRADKVREAPAARAQPEQSGRQALMTALRHPPFVVMALAYTVCGMQLVFLTTHLPAYLEVCGMDPMLSAKALGLIGGFNILGSLFFGWAGGRVNKLLLLGGIYICRSIGFIWFFHALPTPESTMMFSAIMGFLWLGVSPLVQGWIAQTFGLRWQAMIAGVAFFSHQIGSFIGAFGGGWLYDQMQSYSLAWKVGASLGLTLGLIQVAFAFASRPRAPRLVPAAE from the coding sequence ATGTCCTCTCGATCCTCGCTGCGCCCCGTCTTGCCGATTCTCATCGGCGCGTCAGTCATGCTGTCCCTTGCCATGGGACTGCGTCAGAGTCTCGGAATCTTCGTGCCGCCGCTGACGCGGGACATCGGGATAACGGTGGGCGACTTCACCATCGCGGTAGCGGTGCAGAACCTCACCTGGGGCTTGCTGCAGCCATTCGCCGGCGCGCTGGCGGTCCGGACCGGTTTTCGTCCGCTGATGATGGGGGGATCGTTGCTGTACCTCATTGGCCTGGTGTTGCTGGCCACGGCTAATGGCTTGTGGGCCGTGGTGATTGGTGCTGGTGTGCTGATTGGCATGGCCATGGCCACTACTGGCACAGCCTTGGCCATGGCCGCGGCGTCGAGCGCGGTCAGTCAGAACGTGCGAAGCATGATTCTGGGCCTGGTGTCCGCTTCGGGATCGATCGGCGCAATGATCGCGGCGCCGCTGGGTCAGGGCATCACCGGGGAGTGGGGCTGGCGCATGGGCGTGGCAGCCTTTGCAGTGCTGGCGGTCGTGATGTTGCCCGCCGCATGGTTTGCGGGCCGCGCGGACAAGGTGCGGGAAGCGCCGGCGGCGCGGGCGCAGCCAGAACAGAGCGGCCGCCAGGCCCTGATGACCGCGCTGCGACACCCTCCGTTCGTCGTCATGGCGCTCGCCTATACGGTATGCGGCATGCAACTGGTCTTCCTGACCACGCACCTTCCCGCATATCTGGAAGTCTGCGGCATGGATCCGATGTTATCCGCCAAGGCGCTCGGCCTGATCGGCGGATTCAATATTCTGGGAAGCCTGTTCTTTGGATGGGCCGGCGGCAGGGTCAACAAGCTGCTATTGCTGGGTGGCATCTACATCTGCCGATCCATCGGCTTCATCTGGTTCTTCCATGCCCTGCCGACACCAGAAAGCACGATGATGTTCTCCGCGATCATGGGCTTTCTGTGGCTCGGTGTGTCGCCGCTGGTGCAGGGGTGGATTGCCCAGACGTTTGGTCTGCGCTGGCAGGCAATGATCGCCGGCGTGGCGTTCTTCAGCCATCAGATCGGCAGTTTCATTGGCGCCTTCGGTGGCGGCTGGCTCTACGACCAGATGCAGAGTTACTCGCTGGCGTGGAAGGTCGGTGCGTCGCTTGGCTTGACCCTCGGGCTGATCCAGGTTGCGTTCGCCTTTGCTTCCAGGCCGCGGGCGCCACGGCTGGTGCCCGCGGCGGAGTAG
- a CDS encoding universal stress protein → MYKKILLAVDDSDAAELALAQAVTVAKAMSAEVKALFVVTQALGSTLTPAEAATAAIGKRILEHVRSKMEANGLHYSTELLEEAGSAAGQIADTITSEANDWEADLIVMGTHGRRGIKRMVLGSVSEGVLTQSRIPVLVVRSDFED, encoded by the coding sequence GTGTACAAGAAAATCCTGTTGGCTGTTGATGATAGTGATGCCGCCGAGCTTGCCCTTGCGCAGGCCGTGACCGTCGCAAAAGCCATGAGCGCGGAGGTCAAGGCATTGTTTGTTGTCACACAGGCGCTCGGCAGCACCTTGACGCCTGCCGAGGCGGCAACCGCGGCCATCGGCAAGCGGATACTGGAACATGTCCGGTCGAAGATGGAAGCCAACGGCTTGCACTACTCCACCGAGTTGCTTGAGGAGGCGGGGTCGGCAGCAGGCCAGATTGCCGACACGATCACCAGCGAAGCCAATGACTGGGAGGCCGATCTGATCGTAATGGGAACGCATGGCCGACGCGGCATCAAGCGTATGGTGCTTGGTAGCGTTTCAGAGGGTGTATTAACGCAATCCCGGATCCCTGTGCTGGTGGTGCGCAGCGATTTCGAGGATTGA
- a CDS encoding DUF2339 domain-containing protein: protein MLWILGLIGLIVGASVWGGEGAVVGAAVGAALGWVLRENAQQDALPVRKGEGPSLAQRVSALEREVAELKRALGAAGAGYANGAVDSETSDYSETVRSEVPERPPVIPVPASHSAVAATAVSAVPIPVAAAPGSAPAPMSRTQVVSHQDVPEIVPVSAASPRPASSSDMPFVVASDIDFAKHLFREALDWLLGGNSVARVGILILFFGVAFLLKYAADNSILPVEFRLAGVCLGAVGLLALGWRLRTRRPGYALAVQGAGVGVLYLTVFAAARLYDLLPAGAAFALMVLVCGLAAGLAILQNASVLAVTGSAGGFLAPVLISTGGGSHVMLFSYYALLNTGIFVIAWFRAWRVLNLLGFVFTFGIATLWGVLSYKPALLSTTEPFLILFFLLYTGIALLYALRRSVQLTGYVDGTLIFGTPLAMAGLQAALMRGTPFGMAWSAVAMAAFYFALAAGLLRHRQRLGLLFDALLALGVIFATLAIPLGFDGRTTCAVWALEGAGVVWIAMRQQRRLPLWCGLLLQFAAGFAFLAGALGDTEPGAWPVFNARYIGTMLLALAGFFSAWCLLAREQVRTWVPFVQEWGLMVALWGVWWWLGGGVFEIWHWHVEQGWSVQDLLRGWLLFAVLSAWLAHLGSRAADWPLAGFPALGLTPVQALLCIASCAVWTGPPLGGSGLLTWPLAFVASWWLLKRQEAAHADTWLAPLHTLLFLTLCVLLSDEGYWRLRAFVPEGAWSWAAWTFGHGCLLAVLAGAGLRLHWPVRRFARAYLLWAALPLAALLWIWSLASLVSDGAADPLPFVPFLNPLDVGQMLVIVALVLWRRRVLALELASQPRGLEYAALGTVFLWLNAVLLRTLHHHFGVRYAVPEILESLNLQLVFLAGWGAIVLAALWRVREPAVVRVAAFASAPLVLVMLLWSLYANLTQPGTLLGRIPLLNPLDLIMLLTFGAAVLWWLRAPVAGLPVDLHTRAAGALGAGIVLIWLNAVLLRTLHHWQGVPYTLHDLAGSTLVQASLSVFWTVLALLAMLVATRRAVRSLWLVGGGLLAVTVMKMFLVDLSFLSGVARIVSFIAVGGLLLLIGYLSPMPPAAKEGV, encoded by the coding sequence ATGCTCTGGATACTTGGCTTGATCGGCCTGATCGTGGGGGCCTCGGTTTGGGGCGGTGAAGGCGCTGTCGTCGGCGCCGCCGTTGGGGCAGCGCTGGGTTGGGTGCTACGGGAAAACGCCCAGCAGGACGCGTTGCCCGTGCGCAAAGGCGAGGGACCCTCGCTGGCGCAGCGGGTTTCCGCCTTGGAGCGCGAGGTAGCGGAGCTGAAGCGAGCGCTTGGCGCGGCCGGAGCCGGGTATGCGAATGGCGCCGTCGACTCGGAGACTTCCGACTATTCTGAGACAGTGCGGTCAGAGGTGCCAGAGCGGCCGCCGGTGATCCCCGTCCCGGCGAGCCATAGCGCCGTCGCCGCCACGGCGGTTTCCGCCGTTCCTATTCCCGTGGCAGCGGCACCGGGCTCTGCACCAGCCCCAATGTCGCGCACTCAGGTTGTCAGCCACCAGGACGTGCCAGAGATTGTGCCTGTATCGGCGGCCTCTCCCAGGCCGGCATCGTCGAGCGATATGCCCTTCGTCGTGGCATCGGATATTGATTTTGCCAAACACCTTTTCCGGGAAGCGCTCGACTGGCTGCTGGGTGGCAACAGCGTGGCGCGCGTTGGCATCCTGATTCTTTTCTTCGGCGTCGCATTCCTGCTCAAGTACGCGGCAGACAACAGCATACTGCCCGTGGAGTTCCGACTCGCGGGCGTGTGCCTGGGCGCGGTCGGGCTGCTCGCATTGGGCTGGCGCTTGCGCACCCGGCGCCCGGGATACGCGCTGGCGGTGCAGGGCGCGGGGGTGGGCGTGCTCTATCTCACAGTATTTGCCGCAGCCCGGCTCTATGACCTTCTGCCGGCCGGCGCGGCTTTCGCGCTGATGGTATTGGTCTGTGGTCTCGCGGCGGGGCTGGCGATTTTGCAGAATGCCTCGGTGCTGGCAGTGACGGGAAGCGCAGGCGGCTTTCTCGCGCCGGTGCTCATTTCCACGGGCGGCGGCAGCCACGTCATGCTGTTCAGCTACTACGCGCTCCTCAATACCGGAATATTCGTGATCGCCTGGTTCCGTGCCTGGCGTGTGCTGAATCTGCTCGGCTTCGTCTTCACGTTCGGTATCGCCACACTGTGGGGCGTGCTCAGCTACAAACCGGCGCTGCTTTCCACCACCGAGCCTTTCCTCATCCTCTTTTTCCTGCTGTATACCGGTATTGCCTTGCTGTATGCGCTGCGTCGATCCGTCCAGCTCACCGGATACGTGGATGGAACGCTGATATTTGGGACGCCGCTGGCAATGGCGGGCCTGCAGGCAGCGCTGATGCGTGGCACGCCTTTCGGCATGGCATGGAGTGCAGTGGCGATGGCGGCGTTCTACTTCGCGCTGGCGGCCGGATTGCTGCGGCACCGCCAACGGTTGGGCCTGCTGTTCGATGCACTGCTTGCCTTGGGCGTCATCTTCGCAACGCTCGCGATTCCGCTTGGATTCGACGGCCGGACCACGTGTGCGGTGTGGGCGCTGGAAGGTGCGGGTGTCGTGTGGATCGCCATGCGCCAGCAGCGCCGACTGCCACTGTGGTGTGGCCTGCTGCTGCAGTTCGCCGCTGGCTTTGCATTCCTTGCCGGGGCGCTTGGCGACACCGAACCGGGCGCGTGGCCGGTATTCAATGCCCGCTATATCGGCACGATGCTACTGGCGTTGGCGGGGTTCTTCAGCGCGTGGTGCCTGCTCGCGCGCGAGCAGGTCCGTACCTGGGTGCCTTTTGTTCAGGAGTGGGGTCTGATGGTGGCCCTGTGGGGCGTGTGGTGGTGGCTCGGCGGCGGTGTTTTCGAGATATGGCATTGGCACGTCGAGCAGGGCTGGTCCGTTCAGGACTTGCTGCGTGGCTGGCTGCTGTTCGCCGTGCTGTCGGCATGGCTGGCGCATCTTGGTAGCCGCGCCGCGGATTGGCCGTTGGCAGGTTTTCCTGCACTGGGGTTGACGCCGGTGCAGGCCTTGCTGTGCATCGCGAGTTGCGCCGTCTGGACTGGGCCGCCGCTGGGCGGCAGCGGTCTGCTGACATGGCCCCTGGCGTTCGTGGCCAGTTGGTGGCTGCTCAAACGCCAGGAGGCAGCCCATGCCGACACTTGGCTTGCGCCGCTGCATACACTGCTTTTCCTGACCCTGTGCGTGTTGCTCTCGGATGAAGGCTACTGGCGGTTGCGCGCGTTCGTGCCCGAGGGCGCCTGGAGCTGGGCCGCCTGGACATTCGGTCATGGCTGCTTGCTGGCGGTGCTCGCCGGTGCTGGATTGCGACTGCACTGGCCGGTGCGCCGTTTTGCGCGGGCCTACCTGCTGTGGGCAGCGTTGCCGCTGGCCGCGCTGCTATGGATCTGGTCGCTCGCAAGCCTCGTCAGCGACGGCGCGGCGGACCCGCTGCCATTTGTGCCATTCCTGAATCCGCTGGATGTCGGGCAGATGCTCGTTATCGTCGCGCTGGTGCTGTGGCGCAGGCGTGTGCTGGCGCTTGAGCTTGCCTCGCAGCCGCGAGGGTTGGAGTACGCGGCGCTCGGAACAGTATTCCTGTGGCTGAACGCCGTGCTGCTACGCACCCTGCATCATCACTTCGGCGTGCGTTACGCCGTGCCGGAGATTCTGGAGTCGTTGAACCTGCAACTGGTGTTCCTGGCAGGTTGGGGCGCCATCGTGCTTGCCGCACTCTGGCGTGTGCGCGAGCCCGCCGTGGTGCGCGTCGCGGCGTTTGCCAGTGCACCGCTGGTCCTGGTTATGCTGCTGTGGTCGCTCTACGCGAACCTGACGCAGCCGGGCACATTGCTGGGACGCATCCCGCTGCTCAATCCGCTTGATCTGATCATGTTGCTGACCTTTGGCGCGGCAGTGCTCTGGTGGTTGCGCGCGCCGGTGGCCGGTTTGCCAGTGGATCTGCATACACGCGCGGCAGGGGCGCTGGGCGCGGGGATCGTGCTGATTTGGCTGAATGCGGTACTGCTTCGCACGCTCCACCATTGGCAAGGCGTCCCCTATACCCTGCATGACCTGGCAGGCTCGACGCTGGTGCAGGCGTCACTGTCCGTGTTCTGGACCGTACTGGCGCTCCTGGCCATGCTGGTGGCGACCCGGCGCGCCGTGCGGTCGCTCTGGCTGGTCGGTGGTGGATTGCTGGCAGTGACAGTGATGAAGATGTTCCTGGTCGACCTGTCTTTCCTCTCGGGTGTGGCCCGCATCGTCTCTTTCATTGCGGTCGGAGGATTGCTGCTCCTGATTGGCTATCTATCACCCATGCCGCCTGCGGCAAAGGAGGGCGTGTGA
- a CDS encoding MaoC family dehydratase, which translates to MNTLNGYDYEDLQLGMTASYAKTITETDIELFATASGDNNAIHLDEDFAKTTPFGGRIAHGMLTASVISAALASRLPGPGSIYLSQNLRFRAPVKPGETVHVTVTVTDLQPEKRRVALSTVCMVQDKVVVDGDALIMPTSAKRREQ; encoded by the coding sequence GTGAACACCCTGAATGGCTATGACTACGAAGACCTGCAGCTTGGCATGACCGCAAGCTACGCCAAGACCATCACTGAAACCGATATCGAGTTGTTCGCGACGGCCTCCGGCGACAACAACGCCATCCATCTCGACGAAGACTTTGCGAAGACCACGCCGTTTGGCGGGCGCATCGCCCACGGGATGCTGACGGCCAGCGTGATCTCGGCAGCGTTGGCCAGTCGCCTGCCCGGCCCGGGATCGATCTACCTGAGCCAGAACCTGCGCTTCAGGGCCCCGGTGAAGCCTGGTGAAACCGTGCACGTGACGGTCACGGTCACGGATCTCCAACCGGAGAAACGGCGTGTCGCGCTCAGCACGGTCTGCATGGTCCAGGACAAGGTCGTGGTCGACGGTGACGCCCTGATCATGCCGACGTCAGCAAAACGACGCGAGCAATGA
- a CDS encoding DUF3999 domain-containing protein, with protein MIRSVGFCWLCMCLLLAPQAHAERFVVETFTAAPYFTLTLDARVYTHARGGLADLRVLNGAGEALPYALAVPRAEAVPMRTLHDVPWFPAPAAASNRAESGLGVVIGADGTLHAAGQAPGAKTTADWLLDLSRLTEPAAAVQLGLGDSDFEGAVAVQASDDLQAWQPAGTARILRVSRGDSQLLQERIALEARRTRYLRLQWQGAAPEVKGVQVETVTAQPAPPAPLQWSQGVPGVPDQAGGYSFDLAGRFPVEQVRVGLPQVNTITQATLWSRRDAQARWEHVSDLRLFRLSGPNGEQANESVTVPRNDDRYWRLSVDPRSGGLGDGRPLLFVGWQPAELTFVARGAPPFQVVVGEATEGTVRLSKADLLAGTTPAIGQARLGTMQASPAGLVSPQVPRREAWRKAVLWAALVAAVMVLGAMAWFLLRQSGRSDEKGGAGH; from the coding sequence GTGATCCGCAGCGTTGGATTCTGCTGGCTCTGCATGTGCCTGCTGCTTGCTCCGCAGGCACATGCAGAGCGCTTCGTGGTGGAGACATTCACCGCGGCACCGTACTTCACATTGACACTCGATGCGCGCGTCTACACGCACGCGCGCGGCGGACTGGCCGATCTGCGGGTACTCAACGGCGCGGGTGAGGCGTTGCCCTACGCGTTGGCGGTGCCTCGGGCCGAAGCTGTGCCGATGCGCACGTTGCATGATGTGCCGTGGTTTCCCGCGCCGGCCGCCGCGTCTAACCGTGCCGAAAGTGGGCTGGGTGTTGTGATCGGCGCCGACGGCACCCTGCATGCCGCCGGTCAGGCGCCGGGGGCGAAGACAACGGCCGACTGGTTGCTCGACCTGAGTCGCCTGACAGAACCCGCCGCCGCAGTCCAGCTCGGTTTGGGGGACAGCGATTTCGAAGGGGCGGTGGCGGTACAGGCGAGCGACGATCTGCAAGCGTGGCAGCCGGCAGGCACGGCCCGCATTCTGCGTGTAAGCCGTGGGGACAGCCAGCTCTTGCAGGAACGTATTGCCCTTGAGGCAAGGCGTACCCGCTACCTGCGGCTGCAATGGCAAGGCGCTGCACCAGAGGTAAAAGGCGTGCAGGTGGAGACGGTGACCGCCCAACCCGCGCCTCCCGCGCCTCTCCAATGGAGCCAGGGTGTGCCTGGCGTGCCGGATCAGGCAGGTGGTTACTCATTCGATCTTGCCGGCCGCTTCCCGGTGGAACAGGTGCGCGTGGGACTGCCGCAAGTCAATACCATCACACAGGCCACGCTTTGGTCGCGGCGAGATGCGCAGGCCCGGTGGGAGCATGTGTCGGATCTGCGTCTGTTTCGCTTGTCCGGACCCAACGGAGAGCAGGCGAACGAGTCAGTGACGGTGCCTCGCAATGACGACCGATACTGGCGCCTGAGCGTGGATCCTCGGTCAGGCGGGCTTGGTGATGGGCGCCCCCTGCTGTTCGTGGGCTGGCAGCCCGCCGAACTGACTTTCGTGGCACGTGGCGCGCCGCCTTTCCAGGTGGTGGTGGGTGAGGCCACCGAAGGCACGGTGCGCCTGTCCAAGGCCGACCTGCTGGCAGGTACGACACCCGCTATCGGCCAGGCACGGCTGGGCACGATGCAGGCATCGCCGGCGGGGCTGGTATCGCCACAGGTACCTCGACGTGAGGCATGGCGCAAGGCAGTGTTGTGGGCCGCATTGGTGGCGGCCGTGATGGTGCTGGGGGCGATGGCCTGGTTCCTGCTGCGTCAGTCGGGCAGATCGGACGAGAAGGGTGGTGCCGGCCACTAA
- a CDS encoding universal stress protein, with amino-acid sequence MFKHILLPVDGSDQSRKAVSAAIEFARSTRARLTPYICKEEPRLSISMSAAVDTGSVESRLESAAREELSRIEAAAALAGVPCIGKTSSASAPHLGIIEKANELQCDVIFMASHGRKGLGKLLLGSVTQDVLSHSTIPVLVFR; translated from the coding sequence ATGTTCAAACACATCCTGCTGCCCGTTGACGGTTCCGACCAATCGCGCAAGGCTGTATCGGCGGCCATTGAATTTGCCCGTAGCACCAGGGCCCGCCTGACGCCATACATTTGCAAGGAAGAGCCTCGCTTGTCCATTTCGATGAGCGCGGCGGTTGATACCGGAAGTGTCGAGAGCAGGCTCGAAAGTGCGGCCCGGGAGGAACTCTCCCGGATTGAAGCCGCAGCCGCATTGGCGGGAGTACCGTGTATCGGAAAAACGTCCTCCGCCTCGGCACCACATCTTGGGATTATCGAGAAAGCCAATGAACTGCAGTGCGACGTCATTTTCATGGCGTCTCACGGTCGAAAGGGGTTGGGAAAACTGCTGCTTGGCAGCGTCACACAGGACGTGCTCTCCCATAGCACGATCCCCGTTCTCGTGTTCCGATAA
- a CDS encoding DUF2145 domain-containing protein, whose product MAGYKLSEMEIGTLTRLGGWMFKANVAFDDHPDSLRFAGRIRTVTVESIETFLKTQRKGWDIFEIPGRC is encoded by the coding sequence ATGGCGGGCTACAAGCTGTCCGAAATGGAAATTGGCACGCTGACCCGACTCGGCGGGTGGATGTTCAAGGCCAACGTGGCATTCGATGATCACCCCGATTCCCTGCGGTTTGCGGGCCGGATCCGTACCGTGACCGTCGAATCGATCGAGACCTTCCTCAAGACCCAGCGAAAGGGCTGGGATATCTTCGAGATTCCGGGTCGGTGCTAG